Genomic DNA from Pseudodesulfovibrio senegalensis:
TTCGGCGCAGGCCGCTGCGGTGGAGAACCATGCGCTTGGTTTTACCGTGGACCTGCCGGGCTGTTGGGCGCAGTCCGTTGAAGGCCAGCTGGTTTTCGAGGGGCAGGATTTTCAGGCCGCCTACTGGTGTTCCGGGGAGCTGGGCACGAAAATGCCCTACGTGCTGGTGCGCAGTGTGGAAACCGGCATGGTCAAGGCCTCGGACATGGTGGGCCTGAACAAGATCGCGGTGCAGTCCACCATGAACGGCATGCGGGCCGAAAGCCGTCCCGAGGTGGTGTTCCGCAGTTTTCGGCCGGAAAAGGCCCTGTTTGCCTATTCCATTGAATCGGGCAACCCCGGCAGCAGAATCCTGACCAACAAATACGTTTATTATACGCGGCGGGGCATGCTGGAATTCACCATGGTTTGCGGCGCCCATGATTCCGACGTCATGACTTCGGTCAACCTGGCCTTGCGCACAGTGCAACTCAAGCCGCAGATGCGCTATGAATCCCGCGCGGACGCGACCATGTCGCTGGCCTCGGTGATCGTGCCGGACGGCGGCGGCGTAGTGCTTTTGCCCGTGGGATTCGTGCTGGCCATGGGCGTTCTCGGGGTCGGCCTGTTCCGCAATCGCTGAGGTCTCCCAAGATTATAACCTGATTGCCGCCCTGCCGTTTGTGGTGCGGCGGCTTTTTTTATACACTGCCCCCGAACCTTTGAGATTGAATGCGATTTTCACCATGAATACAAGGAGTGGATCATGAGTATCATTTCCGGCGTTTGGGCCCGCGAGATTTTGGATTCGCGTGGCAATCCCACGGTTGAGGTCGAGGTTGTGCTTGAGTCCGGCGTTGTCGGACGCGCTGCCGTGCCTTCGGGCGCATCCACCGGCACCCGCGAGGCCCTTGAGCTGCGCGACAAGGAAGAACGCTACGGCGGCAAGGGCGTGCGCACGGCCGTGGAGTTCGTGCGCAACGAGATCGCCGAAGCCGTTGTGGGCATGGACGCCCTGCGCCAGGTCACGCTGGACAATGCCATGATCGATCTGGACGGCACCGAGAACAAGGAACGGCTGGGCGCCAACGCCATCCTCGGCGTGTCCATGGCCGCCTCCCGCGCTGCCGCCGCATTTTTGGGCATTCCCCTGTACCAGTATATCGGCGGCACCAACGCCAAACTGCTGCCCGTGCCGCTCATGAACATCATCAACGGCGGCGAGCACGCCCCCAACAATCTGGACATTCAGGAATTCATGATCATGCCGCTCGGCGCGGAGACCTTTGCCGAGGCCCTGCGCATGGGCGCGGAAACCTTCCACACCCTCAAGGGGCTGCTGGCCGCGGACGGCCATGTGACCTCGGTGGGCGACGAAGGCGGGTTCGCGCCGAACCTCAAGTCCCACGAAGAGGCGTTCCAGTACATTATCAAGGCCATTGAAACCGCCGGATACCGCCCGGGCGCGGACATTGCGCTGGCCATCGACGCGGCGGCCTCCGA
This window encodes:
- the eno gene encoding phosphopyruvate hydratase; the protein is MSIISGVWAREILDSRGNPTVEVEVVLESGVVGRAAVPSGASTGTREALELRDKEERYGGKGVRTAVEFVRNEIAEAVVGMDALRQVTLDNAMIDLDGTENKERLGANAILGVSMAASRAAAAFLGIPLYQYIGGTNAKLLPVPLMNIINGGEHAPNNLDIQEFMIMPLGAETFAEALRMGAETFHTLKGLLAADGHVTSVGDEGGFAPNLKSHEEAFQYIIKAIETAGYRPGADIALAIDAAASEFYKDGKYVFAGEGREFDAAGLVDYYADMCAKYPLVSIEDGLAEGDWDGWEVITDKLGERIQLVGDDVFVTNPDILAEGIEKGCANSILIKLNQIGTLTETLDTIELAKNAAYTNVVSHRSGETEDNFIADLAVAVNAGQIKTGSLCRSDRLAKYNQLLRIEEDLAEDGIYYGPILGESWFGEE